One window of Mediterraneibacter butyricigenes genomic DNA carries:
- the ispD gene encoding 2-C-methyl-D-erythritol 4-phosphate cytidylyltransferase, with amino-acid sequence MNVAVIFAGGIGRRMNQKALPKQFLKLHGKEIIIHTLEHFQNHEEMDGIVVACVEDWIPFLEKLLKQYNMDKVKAVVPGGKTGQESIYHGLKKAEELFGEEANVLIHDGVRPLIERKTITDCLQSIREHGSAITVAPVTETIIQVDEKERVDRVIDRSKCLFARAPQGFHLKEILEAHERAIKEEKYDFIDSASIMQWNGHELFTVEGPVENIKITTPMDYFTFKALAEERENSQLYGC; translated from the coding sequence ATGAATGTTGCAGTCATATTTGCGGGTGGAATCGGACGCAGAATGAATCAGAAAGCGTTGCCGAAACAGTTCTTAAAATTACATGGGAAAGAAATTATCATTCATACTCTGGAACATTTTCAGAATCATGAAGAAATGGATGGGATTGTGGTTGCTTGTGTGGAAGACTGGATTCCGTTTTTAGAAAAGCTTTTAAAGCAATATAATATGGATAAGGTAAAGGCAGTTGTTCCTGGCGGAAAGACAGGTCAGGAATCCATTTATCATGGATTGAAAAAGGCAGAAGAACTGTTTGGAGAAGAGGCAAACGTTTTGATTCATGACGGGGTACGTCCATTAATTGAGAGAAAAACGATCACAGATTGTTTGCAGTCTATCCGGGAACATGGCTCGGCTATTACGGTGGCACCGGTTACGGAAACGATTATTCAGGTGGATGAAAAAGAAAGAGTGGATCGGGTCATTGACAGATCGAAATGCTTGTTTGCACGTGCTCCGCAGGGATTTCATTTAAAAGAAATTTTGGAAGCTCATGAGCGGGCAATCAAAGAAGAAAAATATGACTTTATTGATTCGGCAAGTATCATGCAATGGAACGGCCATGAATTGTTCACAGTGGAAGGCCCGGTAGAAAATATTAAAATAACGACGCCGATGGATTATTTTACATTTAAGGCATTGGCAGAAGAAAGGGAAAATTCA